Below is a genomic region from Pectobacterium polaris.
ATGGCGAGGGCGCGGGCAATCGCCACGCGCTGCTGTTGGCCGCCGGAAAGCTGATGCGGCCAATCTTCGGCTTTTTCCACCAGCCCAACCTGTCGCAGCAGCGAATATGCCTGATCGATCACCTCCTGCCGAGGGCGTTTTTTGACGCGCAGCGGGGCATCACTCACGTTTTGCAGCACAGTGCGGTGAGGGAACAGGTTAAAGTGCTGAAATACCATCCCCATTTTGCTGCGCTGGGCAGCGATCTGTTTATCACTCAATTCATAGAGTCGCAGGCCTTTCTGCCGATACCCGACCAGCGTGTCGCCAACGCAAATGGTGCCGCCATCGAGTTTTTCCAGATGGTTAATACAGCGTAGCAGCGTTGATTTACCCGCGCCGGACGGCCCCAGTATCGCGGTCACCGATCCGGGCTCCATCTGCAAATCGATATCATCTAAAATCAGGTTTCCCGACAGGGATTTACGCACGTTCCGCAGTGTGATGGCTTCGCCCATAGTGAGATTTCCTTCATGATTCATTGAGATCGCGGCACCGCTCGTCAGCTGCCGATGTGTCACTATCTGTCGATTCAGGTGCTGGGCGATTCGCTGGGCTGTGGTCTGTTCGCTGGCTGAGCATGCTGGGTAAACCTTGCGGCGCGCGGTTTACGGCTTTTACCTGGCTTGTTGCGTTTGAGCGTGGAACGGCTGAAATAGCGCTCAACATAGTATTGGCCGACAGATAGCACGGAAGTCAGCAGCAGATACCAGATGGTGGCAACCAGCAGCAGTGGGATGACTTCATAGGTTCGCTGATAAATAATCTGTGCCGAATACAGCACATCCTGAAGCGAAATGACGGAAACCACCGCTGTGGTTTTCAGTTGGCCGATGACCTCATTGCCCGCCGGAGGCAGGATGGCGCGCATCGCCTGTGGCAGAACGGTGTAGAAGAATATCTGCGGTTTACGATATCCCAGCGCTCGGGCCGCTTCTAACTGACCGGGATTGACGCTTTGAATGCCTGCGCGAACGATTTCCGCCGCATAGGCAGACTGGTGCATCACCAGCGCCAGTACGGCAGCATTAAACGGGCTGATGAGCGTATTGCCGGAAACGCTGAAAAGCTCGCCGACAAACGGCAGAGAGAGCGAAATCGTCGGGTAAAGTGCTGCGATGTTATACCAGAGAAACAGCTGCACCAGCGTCGGGACGCCACGGAAAAACCAGGTGTAACCCCAACTGACCGCGACCAGCACGGGGTTGCTGGATAATCGCATCAGCGCCAGTATTGTGCCGCCGGCAAAGCCGAATA
It encodes:
- a CDS encoding amino acid ABC transporter ATP-binding protein; amino-acid sequence: MGEAITLRNVRKSLSGNLILDDIDLQMEPGSVTAILGPSGAGKSTLLRCINHLEKLDGGTICVGDTLVGYRQKGLRLYELSDKQIAAQRSKMGMVFQHFNLFPHRTVLQNVSDAPLRVKKRPRQEVIDQAYSLLRQVGLVEKAEDWPHQLSGGQQQRVAIARALAMNPQVMLFDEPTSALDPELVGEVLQVIKKLAHSGITMVIVTHEIGFAREIADNIVFMENGRIIETGPARQVLDAPQNRRTQAFFSTVL
- a CDS encoding amino acid ABC transporter permease, with amino-acid sequence MSTPSPQQELHIVANRHYGRWISALLVLLLLGAIAHSVLNNPRFEWRVVVDSFTEDSILQGVIMTLKLTAISVVFGFAGGTILALMRLSSNPVLVAVSWGYTWFFRGVPTLVQLFLWYNIAALYPTISLSLPFVGELFSVSGNTLISPFNAAVLALVMHQSAYAAEIVRAGIQSVNPGQLEAARALGYRKPQIFFYTVLPQAMRAILPPAGNEVIGQLKTTAVVSVISLQDVLYSAQIIYQRTYEVIPLLLVATIWYLLLTSVLSVGQYYVERYFSRSTLKRNKPGKSRKPRAARFTQHAQPANRPQPSESPST